Proteins co-encoded in one Diprion similis isolate iyDipSimi1 chromosome 13, iyDipSimi1.1, whole genome shotgun sequence genomic window:
- the LOC124413996 gene encoding aftiphilin isoform X2, producing the protein MAFPPLVSSTPPPLDNVGDYDDDEFGDFTAGGIDGLSIASDSPAKRITPTATPIPSQTVSPKLNGFPGAKVKHGTELHLEDEILTVNESADIAAANDSEAKNGRLGESGENSRSEKGETEDIGVLDNGSDVVPRIIDKSNADLTRNGSTDSCGSSLVDSPKSDSERDDLSNNLEINEDVEPPSLVLDDLRCFPDIVQNLDDTFCEYGDSKDPSQPQNLAKDHLITEYNLPGLNEGIEKLEEHVQVACKEKTDYEDDNFTQFISSDELPREENYSTPVSEAGFALFSADTNTAATDKEEEQIEVRFGVGSLETEEEREERNDRETRVGDSMANLYAAENESGVLEGSIPELSWPSDKILAKSHQNFDEVSTFAMYSHSEDRTLEVQGDSVNEILRQKLERDEDDFKPDFGSEDVETTREVKTDVQLVSSNQGDDDFGDFDDFADFSSAPVPTMVTEVPEWSSAVDKQPEDAKFDDFGDFENFGEFESPTVEFQTPDIGFRESIARIENKNAANKIEDIITNMFPIVPKIEDTELNGLIQKSDKVWQGVKSIEETSALAYHWSNSASNNVLLSALGIDSRNILFGPRWNHNIPRFAANLGFTPLEPVKASSDVQQPLSSSNGKPQSSPTSEEVPAAQFDWNSSGLVNPLDANGTDQATVQKTSQHHSSDPFHSPLKPSKSLQQAKIIEPLPGPSLTDWNRRMEADSGSRAKQGTQKPSGRTSAQISAKPSLGQSSLLSGSRSESTGQGESSKVESFKLENSRKSLVNRRDNAVQQENIVMDRFGRPMTVRQETVKVLKQLPDLSFLSARTLMYNPEQKQIVQDLGAMINRKMPG; encoded by the exons ATGGCCTTTCCACCCCTCGTTAGCTCCACTCCACCGCCTCTCGACAACGTCGGCGattacgacgacgacgaattCGGGGATTTCACAGCCGGAGGTATCGACG GCCTTTCCATCGCCTCGGATTCACCAGCGAAGCGAATTACCCCAACGGCGACACCGATACCTTCCCAAACCGTGTCTCCAAAGCTGAACGGGTTTCCTGGTGCAAAAGTGAAGCACGGTACGGAGCTTCATTTGGAAGATGAGATCTTGACAGTGAATGAAAGTGCCGATATTGCCGCAGCAAATGACTCAGAGGCAAAGAATGGGAGGCTCGGCGAGAGTGGTGAAAATTCTAGGAGCGAAAAGGGGGAGACTGAAGATATCGGCGTCTTGGACAACGGAAGCGACGTGGTTCCACGGATAATTGACAAGAGCAATGCTGATCTCACGAGAAATGGGTCGACCGATAGCTGTGGCAGCAGCTTGGTGGATAGCCCGAAAAGTGACAGTGAGAGGGATGatttgtcaaataatttagaaatcaATGAGGATGTCGAACCTCCCAGTCTTGTCCTTGATGATCTGAGGTGTTTTCCGGACATTGTGCAAAATTTGGACGACACTTTTTGCGAGTACGGGGACTCCAAGGATCCCTCTCAGCCCCAAAATTTAGCCAAGGATCATCTAATCACAGAGTACAATCTGCCTGGTCTCAATGAaggcattgaaaaattggaagaacATGTTCAAGTTGCTTGTAAAGAGAAAACTGACTACGAGGACGATAATTTTactcaatttatttcatccgATGAACTCCCTAGGGAAGAAAACTACTCAACTCCTGTATCTGAAGCTGGTTTCGCCCTCTTCTCTGCAGATACAAACACTGCTGCTACCGACAAGGAAGAGGAACAGATCGAAGTTAGATTTGGTGTTGGAAGTTTAGAGActgaggaagagagagaagagagaaacgaCAGAGAAACAAGGGTCGGTGATTCGATGGCAAATTTATACGCTGCGGAAAACGAGAGCGGCGTATTAGAGGGTAGTATACCCGAGTTATCATGGCCAAGCGAtaaaattttggcgaaaagtcATCAGAACTTTGACGAAGTGTCCACTTTTGCCATGTATTCTCATTCAGAGGATAGAACATTAGAAGTCCAAGGTGATTCAGTGAATGAAATTCTGCGGCAAAAATTGGAGAGAGACGAGGATGATTTCAAGCCTGATTTTGGATCGGAAGATGTGGAAACGACTCGGGAAGTCAAGACAGATGTGCAGCTAGTCAGCAGTAACCAGGGAGACGATGATTTTGGggattttgacgactttgccGACTTTTCAAGTGCCCCTGTACCCACAATGGTGACTGAAGTTCCTGAGTGGAGTTCGGCTGTGGACAAACAGCCTGAGGATGCAAAGTTCGATGATTTTGGTGACTTTGAGAACTTTGGCGAGTTTGAGTCTCCGACGGTTGAATTCCAGACGCCTGATATTGGCTTCCGAGAATCGATTGCCAGGATTGAGAACAAAAAC GCGGCGAACAAGATAGAAGATATAATTACAAACATGTTTCCGATTGTGCCGAAAATCGAGGATACGGAATTGAATGGTCTCATTCAAAAGTCGGATAAGGTTTGGCAGGGTGTAAAGAGCATCGAAGAGACCAGTGCCCTTGCTTATCACTGGTCGAATAGCGCTAGCAATAATGTTCTGCTTAGTGCGCTCGGCATTGACTCGAGGAACATC CTCTTTGGCCCGAGATGGAACCACAACATTCCAAGATTTGCTGCCAATCTGGGCTTCACGCCGTTGGAGCCGGTCAAAGCTTCTAGCGACGTGCAGCAGCCGTTATCGTCGTCGAATGGAAAGCCACAAAGTTCACCCACCTCGGAA GAAGTTCCCGCTGCCCAGTTTGACTGGAACAGTTCCGGCCTGGTGAATCCACTGGATGCAA ATGGAACGGATCAGGCGACGGTGCAGAAAACGAGTCAACATCATTCCTCTGATCCTTTCCATAGTCCTTTGAAGCCGTCCAAGTCGCTTCAGCAAGCTAAAATAATTGAACCTTTGCCTGGACCGAGCCTCACTGACTGGAACAGAAGAATGGAAGCTGATAGCGGTTCGAGGGCAAAGCAGGGAACGCAAAAGCCTTCGGGGAGAACATCCGCACAGATCAGCGCCAAGCCGTCGTTAGGACAAAGCAGCTTGTTGTCAGGAAGTAGAAGCGAGTCGACAGGGCAAGGAGAATCTAGTAAGGTGGAATCATTCAAATTAGAAAATAGTAGAAAATCATTGGTGAACCGAAGAGACAATGCAGTTCAGCAGGAGAATATCGTCATGGATAGGTTCGGCAGGCCTATGACCGTCAGGCAAGAGACTGTTAAAGTGTTGAAGCAGCTGCCCGACCTGTCGTTCCTCAGTGCTAGAACGTTGATGTATAATCCAGAGCAAAAGCAAATCGTCCAGGATCTCGGTGCTatgattaatcgaaaaatgcCCGGCTGA
- the LOC124413999 gene encoding uncharacterized protein LOC124413999, translated as MSRDDVLVTRVTRSQEKKKDAILSGKGDTDKPETNRAPNKFFKSKTLRLAPKKHVMQRTMPKRATRLNKIKNNDSGEFVPPMKQPTLSESFARASVRGRLRPRKEVKNYCDASLLAKSISPDKRKSIVLLEKIDSNKGTDKAPVYKSVKTTDKDSEGKESVYEFDFDANDPEERVKTNVKGKKKRAPRKAATVKKKKARTKSVVEKPKEPPKEQTKVSEPSECPMPGNEGAANVVDLPVASTDVETEEERLKITLETEDGPRDLPTNKNVPSKSPEPRITCVEKLTGDRKVSFKPSLSRTGQNSTKFNPFRSTLSVFRPRPTLNTQEMMNHSLLNKSLSPIKNETEHFDPASPWRPPTTNELFSVKRVMQSTPQPRRITSTSSSVDFRRVHRICENDENTENVEPTRSSTSPASRQGENKTVKPLGVRTSNAENIQAGPNISGDASRLGGTRLFAQSLNHAERKVNTGFGDRLYKSPIKNDKAIGGNGLRRKNQEILRPVTHDDENLPPREDVKLMKQSKLNSFLNIDEMPESVTINTSHGIFGDSVATPAISEQTLKIPRPAEIENCFGFDDDYSSTQVTPSKFDTKQDRTPVKKLFERLKGRVLSTEKDPSVKTARISLGEIKNTLYPRKETKIENIESRNDKKRKKELEINAINDPRNQVADVRPTDASNAVKFTDTFDVLSESAPGQETDKSLDAEISLFADMEPVHFTKPPRRSYAKKRERIRYWSSEEEDDELEDHVENPTHKKKKRQKLTKVAQIENKKIEEWVKSVNDTFREIDEFDLVVEKAP; from the exons ATGTCACGCGATGATGTCCTCGTTACGAGAGTCACGCGCAGccaggagaaaaagaaagacgcAATCTTATCCGGCAAGGGCGACACGGATAAGCCAGAGACTAACCGAGCGCCAAATAAGTTTTTCAAGAGCAAAACACTGCGCCTTGCGCCTAAAAAGCACGTGATGCAGAGAACTATGCCGAAACGGGCAACgagattgaataaaattaagaataacGATTCCGGTGAGTTTGTGCCGCCCATGAAGCAGCCCACACTGTCAGAGTCCTTTGCACGGGCCTCTGTGCGTGGTAGACTCAGACCTCGCAAGGAGGTTAAAAACTATTGTGACGCTTCTCTTTTGGCGAAAAGCATCTCGCCAGACAAGAGGAAGAGTATTGTTTTGCTggagaaaattgattccaacaAAGGAACCGACAAGGCGCCTGTTTATAAATCTGTCAAAACAACGGATAAAGATTCCGAGGGTAAGGAGAGCGTCTATGAATTTGACTTCGACGCCAATGATCCCGAGGAAAGAGTCAAGACTAACGtcaagggaaaaaagaaacgagctCCGAGGAAGGCAGCGACtgttaagaagaaaaaagctcGCACCAAAAGTGTCGTCGAGAAACCTAAGGAGCCACCTAAAGAGCAGACAAAGGTTTCCGAGCCCTCCGAGTGTCCAATGCCAGGTAACGAAGGTGCAGCAAATGTAGTTGATTTACCAGTTGCTTCAACTGATGTGGAAACTGAAGAAGAGCGACTGAAAATAACTTTAGAGACCGAAGATGGTCCTCGTGATTTACCGACAAACAAGAATGTTCCGTCGAAAAGTCCTGAGCCGAGAATAACATGTGTGGAAAAACTAACGGGAGACCGAAAAGTCAGCTTCAAGCCAAGTCTGTCGAGAACAGGGCAAAACTCTACGAAGTTCAACCCGTTCAGGTCTACGCTGTCAGTATTTAGGCCACGACCTACGTTGAATACTCAAGAAATGATGAACCACTCTTTGCTGAATAAATCATTGTCGCCGATAAAGAATGAGACGGAGCACTTTGACCCTGCTAGTCCATGGCGACCACCAACGACAAACGAGTTGTTCAGTGTTAAACGAGTGATGCAAAGTACGCCCCAGCCTCGACGGATCACGTCCACGTCTTCGAGTGTAGATTTCAGGCGGGTTCACAGGATCTGTGAAAATGACGAGAACACGGAAAATGTCGAGCCTACCAGGAGTAGTACCAGTCCTGCGAGTAGGCAGGGTGAAAACAAGACGGTGAAACCCTTGGGGGTCAGAACGTCGAATGCAGAGAATATTCAGGCTGGCCCAAATATATCAGGCGATGCATCCAGGCTCGGAGGAACAAGGCTCTTTGCCCAATCCTTGAATCATGCTGAAAGGAAAGTGAATACAGGTTTTGGGGACAGGCTCTACAAGTCGCCgattaaaaatgataaagcAATCGGCGGAAATGGCttaaggagaaaaaatcaagAGATTCTTCGACCCGTCACacacgacgatgaaaatttgccacCCAGAGAAGATGTGAAACTCATGAAGCAGTCGAAGCTAAACTCCTTTCTCAACATCGACGAGATGCCTGAAAGCGTGACAATAAATACAAGCCATGGTATATTCGGAGATTCCGTTGCTACGCCAGCAATCAGTGAACAAACTCTGAAAATTCCACGACcggctgaaattgaaaattgttttggtTTTGACGACGATTATTCCAGCACTCAAGTGACTCCTAGCAAATTTGACACGAAACAGGACAGAACCCCTGTCAAAAAGCTATTTGAACGTCTGAAGGGTAGAGTTTTGTCTACGGAAAAGGATCCGTCTGTAAAAACAGCGAGGATATCGCTGGGAGAAATTAAGAACACCTTGTACCCGAGAAAAGAGACAAAGATTGAGAATATAGAATCTAGAAATGacaagaaaaggaaaaaggaattgGAGATAAACGCAATCAATGATCCGAGAAACCAGGTCGCTGACGTGAGGCCAACCGATGCCTCTAATGCTGTTAAATTCACTGACACGTTCGATGTACTCTCGGAAAGTGCACCAGGACAAGAAACTGACAAGTCGCTGGATGCTGAAATTTCGTTGTTTGCAGACATGGAACCTGTTCATTTTACAAAG CCTCCCAGAAGATCCTACGCAAAAAAGAGAGAACGCATACGTTACTGGTCGTCagaggaggaggacgacgaGTTGGAGGATCACGTCGAGAACCCGAcgcacaagaaaaagaagcgaCAGAAATTGACGAAAGTTGCACAGattgaaaacaagaaaattgaagagtgGGTGAAGAGCGTCAACGACACTTTCCGAGAGATAGATGAATTCGACTTGGTAGTCGAGAAAGCACCGTGA
- the LOC124413996 gene encoding aftiphilin isoform X1 yields MAFPPLVSSTPPPLDNVGDYDDDEFGDFTAGGIDGLSIASDSPAKRITPTATPIPSQTVSPKLNGFPGAKVKHGTELHLEDEILTVNESADIAAANDSEAKNGRLGESGENSRSEKGETEDIGVLDNGSDVVPRIIDKSNADLTRNGSTDSCGSSLVDSPKSDSERDDLSNNLEINEDVEPPSLVLDDLRCFPDIVQNLDDTFCEYGDSKDPSQPQNLAKDHLITEYNLPGLNEGIEKLEEHVQVACKEKTDYEDDNFTQFISSDELPREENYSTPVSEAGFALFSADTNTAATDKEEEQIEVRFGVGSLETEEEREERNDRETRVGDSMANLYAAENESGVLEGSIPELSWPSDKILAKSHQNFDEVSTFAMYSHSEDRTLEVQGDSVNEILRQKLERDEDDFKPDFGSEDVETTREVKTDVQLVSSNQGDDDFGDFDDFADFSSAPVPTMVTEVPEWSSAVDKQPEDAKFDDFGDFENFGEFESPTVEFQTPDIGFRESIARIENKNAANKIEDIITNMFPIVPKIEDTELNGLIQKSDKVWQGVKSIEETSALAYHWSNSASNNVLLSALGIDSRNILFGPRWNHNIPRFAANLGFTPLEPVKASSDVQQPLSSSNGKPQSSPTSEEVPAAQFDWNSSGLVNPLDASGGLSALLPLDLLCPFDPLLTPHCSIHSESYHHHAACTRSSIYYYGTDQATVQKTSQHHSSDPFHSPLKPSKSLQQAKIIEPLPGPSLTDWNRRMEADSGSRAKQGTQKPSGRTSAQISAKPSLGQSSLLSGSRSESTGQGESSKVESFKLENSRKSLVNRRDNAVQQENIVMDRFGRPMTVRQETVKVLKQLPDLSFLSARTLMYNPEQKQIVQDLGAMINRKMPG; encoded by the exons ATGGCCTTTCCACCCCTCGTTAGCTCCACTCCACCGCCTCTCGACAACGTCGGCGattacgacgacgacgaattCGGGGATTTCACAGCCGGAGGTATCGACG GCCTTTCCATCGCCTCGGATTCACCAGCGAAGCGAATTACCCCAACGGCGACACCGATACCTTCCCAAACCGTGTCTCCAAAGCTGAACGGGTTTCCTGGTGCAAAAGTGAAGCACGGTACGGAGCTTCATTTGGAAGATGAGATCTTGACAGTGAATGAAAGTGCCGATATTGCCGCAGCAAATGACTCAGAGGCAAAGAATGGGAGGCTCGGCGAGAGTGGTGAAAATTCTAGGAGCGAAAAGGGGGAGACTGAAGATATCGGCGTCTTGGACAACGGAAGCGACGTGGTTCCACGGATAATTGACAAGAGCAATGCTGATCTCACGAGAAATGGGTCGACCGATAGCTGTGGCAGCAGCTTGGTGGATAGCCCGAAAAGTGACAGTGAGAGGGATGatttgtcaaataatttagaaatcaATGAGGATGTCGAACCTCCCAGTCTTGTCCTTGATGATCTGAGGTGTTTTCCGGACATTGTGCAAAATTTGGACGACACTTTTTGCGAGTACGGGGACTCCAAGGATCCCTCTCAGCCCCAAAATTTAGCCAAGGATCATCTAATCACAGAGTACAATCTGCCTGGTCTCAATGAaggcattgaaaaattggaagaacATGTTCAAGTTGCTTGTAAAGAGAAAACTGACTACGAGGACGATAATTTTactcaatttatttcatccgATGAACTCCCTAGGGAAGAAAACTACTCAACTCCTGTATCTGAAGCTGGTTTCGCCCTCTTCTCTGCAGATACAAACACTGCTGCTACCGACAAGGAAGAGGAACAGATCGAAGTTAGATTTGGTGTTGGAAGTTTAGAGActgaggaagagagagaagagagaaacgaCAGAGAAACAAGGGTCGGTGATTCGATGGCAAATTTATACGCTGCGGAAAACGAGAGCGGCGTATTAGAGGGTAGTATACCCGAGTTATCATGGCCAAGCGAtaaaattttggcgaaaagtcATCAGAACTTTGACGAAGTGTCCACTTTTGCCATGTATTCTCATTCAGAGGATAGAACATTAGAAGTCCAAGGTGATTCAGTGAATGAAATTCTGCGGCAAAAATTGGAGAGAGACGAGGATGATTTCAAGCCTGATTTTGGATCGGAAGATGTGGAAACGACTCGGGAAGTCAAGACAGATGTGCAGCTAGTCAGCAGTAACCAGGGAGACGATGATTTTGGggattttgacgactttgccGACTTTTCAAGTGCCCCTGTACCCACAATGGTGACTGAAGTTCCTGAGTGGAGTTCGGCTGTGGACAAACAGCCTGAGGATGCAAAGTTCGATGATTTTGGTGACTTTGAGAACTTTGGCGAGTTTGAGTCTCCGACGGTTGAATTCCAGACGCCTGATATTGGCTTCCGAGAATCGATTGCCAGGATTGAGAACAAAAAC GCGGCGAACAAGATAGAAGATATAATTACAAACATGTTTCCGATTGTGCCGAAAATCGAGGATACGGAATTGAATGGTCTCATTCAAAAGTCGGATAAGGTTTGGCAGGGTGTAAAGAGCATCGAAGAGACCAGTGCCCTTGCTTATCACTGGTCGAATAGCGCTAGCAATAATGTTCTGCTTAGTGCGCTCGGCATTGACTCGAGGAACATC CTCTTTGGCCCGAGATGGAACCACAACATTCCAAGATTTGCTGCCAATCTGGGCTTCACGCCGTTGGAGCCGGTCAAAGCTTCTAGCGACGTGCAGCAGCCGTTATCGTCGTCGAATGGAAAGCCACAAAGTTCACCCACCTCGGAA GAAGTTCCCGCTGCCCAGTTTGACTGGAACAGTTCCGGCCTGGTGAATCCACTGGATGCAA GCGGAGGGCTGTCTGCCCTTCTCCCGCTGGATTTGTTGTGCCCTTTTGATCCCCTCCTGACGCCTCACTGCTCTATACACTCCGAATCCTATCACCATCACGCCGCTTGTACCAGGAGCTCCATATACTACT ATGGAACGGATCAGGCGACGGTGCAGAAAACGAGTCAACATCATTCCTCTGATCCTTTCCATAGTCCTTTGAAGCCGTCCAAGTCGCTTCAGCAAGCTAAAATAATTGAACCTTTGCCTGGACCGAGCCTCACTGACTGGAACAGAAGAATGGAAGCTGATAGCGGTTCGAGGGCAAAGCAGGGAACGCAAAAGCCTTCGGGGAGAACATCCGCACAGATCAGCGCCAAGCCGTCGTTAGGACAAAGCAGCTTGTTGTCAGGAAGTAGAAGCGAGTCGACAGGGCAAGGAGAATCTAGTAAGGTGGAATCATTCAAATTAGAAAATAGTAGAAAATCATTGGTGAACCGAAGAGACAATGCAGTTCAGCAGGAGAATATCGTCATGGATAGGTTCGGCAGGCCTATGACCGTCAGGCAAGAGACTGTTAAAGTGTTGAAGCAGCTGCCCGACCTGTCGTTCCTCAGTGCTAGAACGTTGATGTATAATCCAGAGCAAAAGCAAATCGTCCAGGATCTCGGTGCTatgattaatcgaaaaatgcCCGGCTGA